The window CCACTGGGATGAGCACACCGAGACCCACACGCCATACATCTAAACACTGAAGTGCTACGTTGAGGTAACAGACTGCTAAATAAAGTCGTTAGTTCTGTGCTCCTACCTTGACAGATGTACCTTCACAACCATCTGGTGAACCAATTCAAATTTAGAATTCTTGGGCTCCCTCTGGTCCCCTGCCTGCCCCCTTCTCTTCTTACCCCCGCACGGTCATGCACCCTGAGGGGCCACTGACGCATGCTCACACCCAGGGTTGTGACATTGGCAGCGCAACCCACCCTTGGGAGGGCAGACACTGGGGCTGAGGGGTGCAGGCTCCAGGTGGACACATCCCCCTGCTTCCATAACTTCTGGCCACATGAGGACCGCTGAAGCTGGAGGAGGGGCCAGAGCAGTCCAGGGGTTGGAACTGAGGGAAAATGCTCTTCCTCTCCCAACTTGAATTGCAGAAATTGTTTCCCTGGGCCATGCTTCCCAGCTTGGGCTGTGGAAAGAAACACTAAGTCCCAGGGAGTCAAAGGAGCTATGCTCAAGATTACACACAGGACTCAGAAAGCCATGGCCAGTCTCTCCCCGTGGACATGGAATCTTAGTCTCCAGCCCTCTGTTGAACTTTAGAGTTACTCCCTCCCTGAGCAGCTGGCTTCAGCCTCtggctggaggaggaagagaagaatgaCATCTAGCAAGATGTGTGGGAGATATTATTCCAGCCTTCAGCCAGCAGAGGATCCTGGGATCAAAGACTTTTACTCCTCTTCCCAGCTTCTTTTTAAAGCTGGCTCAGCAAGACTCTAACAGTTTTCCACCCCCTGCCTAATAACTCCTGGGGAAGGCCAAAGGCCCTAAGAGGATTTTCTGGAGCCAGTATTTTTGTTCTGGAGAGGCCGGGTCCAAATGATTGTCAAGGGCAGCCTTCAAAGGGAAAGTCGATTTCATAGGAGAGAAGCCTAAGACAGCACAGGCTGACTGAGCCATCTATCTGTCTCACAAAATGCCTCCATGGGTCCACCCCCgcatccccagccccagtccttgAGCCCATTCCCTGGACCCCAGTACCAATCAGTGGAATAGAGCAGAATTAGAAGTGGGGATTCAGCTCACATCAATTCCCAACACAGGTAAAAAGGCAGGCTTCCCTCCGGATCATTCTGCCACCAAGACCACCAAGCCTCAAGCCCCCACTAATCCTCCTTCCCCCACTTCCCCTGGCCCCCACTGGGCTCCCCCatcatctcactgtggcttccaGATCCTCTGTCTTGTTACGGAGATGGTCCAGGTTTTCTCCCCGGGCCAGGATCCGCTCCACATTCTGGGTCATAATATTCTTGACTCCCTCCACTTCACTCTGCAGGTTTCGCACACGGTCATCTCCTCCACCACCACTCGCCTCCTCCTGGCAAGCCACACAGGGGTTAATTAGGCCGAGTGCTGGAGGGACTGAGACACAGCCTCAGAGGCCAGAGGAGGGGGAGGTCTAAGGTGGACTTCAGTTTTTGTAATGCTTGAACTGTTTGCAAAGAGAATGTTTTCCTGTAGTACTTGTGTaatcaaaaacaaatgcaaaaaaaaaaaaaaaaagtgctctttggggcttccctggtggcgcagtggttgagagtccgcctgccgttgcaggggacacgggttcgtgcccgggtccgggaggatcccacgtgctgcagagcggctgggcccgtgagccatggccgctgagcctgcacgtccggagcctgtgctccgcaacgggagaggacacagcagtgagaggcccgtgtaccgcaaaaaaacaaacaaacaaaaaaaacacaaatgcatttttaagCCCCAGATGGTGAGAGCCATGCTAGGAGACAGACTGGATCCAACTTCTTTGTGGGTTCTCAGGGCACGTGAGAGGGCAAGAGGCACACCCCCAAAGCCCTCTCCACTGCTTCTTTGTTCCTCAGAGAGGGTCAGAGGAGACTGCTGAGCCAGCACCTCACAAGGCACAGCCCCACCATTAACCTGTGAATTCCCAGATCCCACCGGTCCTCATTAAAAATGCCTGTCTGTGCCCCTCCCCCCGCAGACCACCCTCCCCTAGCCTAACCCGCCCTCTCTTCAAGACACCAGCTGGAGAGCTGCTCCGGCctcctgggcagcctgagccacGGCAACCAGGCTCCAAGTCCCTCACAAGGCCCCACGAGAGACAGCCGTTGGGCCACAAACTTCTGCTTTCCCACCACTAAGCACCGCGCGCAGGCACCACGCCATTGCCTGCTTAGGCGAGTATGAAACATACAAACAGCAGCCTGGGTGTTGGGGGAAATGGAGGGCAAGTCCTCCCTGGCCGATGCCTCATCCCCAGGCTTTCTGATAAGGTTTTAGAACAGGGAGGGGAAAACACTACTAAGCTCCTCCCTCCCTGACCCACTAGACTTCCAGACCCAAGCCAGGGGCGTGGGTCCAAACTAGATGATCACAGAGAACCaacttctgactttttttttttttttttttttttttacaaacccTCAGCTCTCTTCCTCCTGTTTATGGAGACGGGGGAGATTCCCTGGACTCGACGGAGAGACAAATTCTTTGGGTTTCTGTACAGGGATAAAGTGAGAGGCGGAGCGGGATTCCTGCCGCTGGGCTGGAATCTGCGCTGGGAACGGCAGAGGCACTGCCCAGGAATGTCACGACACCCGAAGGCCggagggctggaggaggagaTGAATTAGGATCTCCCACTCCCACCGAAGCTCCACTCCAGGCCAGCTCAGggctcaggggagggagggggcagagaaGAGCAGGAACACCCGCCCAGGCAGCTCAGACCTATTTGCAGCCCAGCTGTCAAAGAAGAGAGGTCACAGTCAGCGCGGGCCCAGCCCTCAGATTTTGCCACCAGCTTTCCTTTGCTGatccccaggccccagccccctCTGGCTGCTCGTGAAATCAGCCCCTTCTTAGTTTCCCGCTCTCTCACCATGTTTCCGAGCGGCTCGGGCCTGTCGGCAGCAGGACGCTCGCCTAGTCTGTTTCCTCTAGGGCAGCCGTCGGTTCACTTCCTGCTTGTCCAACTTTCAGCCTGCCCCCGCCCACCTCGCATCCCAAGCCTCTCCGGCCACACCTCGCGCAGGTTCCCCAGGTAGGCGGGCACTCTCCACCTCCCTCCCAAGTCTCCTGGGACACCGGGGCTTAGGCTTAAAGCGGCAGGGCTCCCCGGCACCACATTTCTTCTAACTtgtcaggaacaagaaaagtaaGATCAAGCAGTCCTCCTAGGTTTCCTGATATAGAAAGGGCAGCcgtctcctttatttttattattattattattattattattattttttggctacaCCACGAGGCATgccggggatcttagttccctgaccagggatggaacccgtggcccctgcagtggaagcgcagagacttaaccactagaccgccagggaagtcccccatctcCTTTGTTTTATGTTCTGAGTATCTCATCCCCAATTCTTAGAGACTGAAATCAACCCTAAGCACCCTGCCAGACCTTGTTCACATGGAAACAGAACGCAGATATGAACATTTCTTGCTGGACAACCCTTGTTCCCATGTCTGTTTTAGTGCAGAAAGCATTGAAACCCCCAAAGTCTGGAATGCTGTAATCCTGAGCCGGTGTCGGAAAGCTGCACACCCTGAGTGGACCTCTTCACCTGCCTGGGTTTTGCAAGTGCGGATGCTTACCTCCTAGGGTGGTGCTGAGGAGTAAAAGGATAGCACATGCCATGTGCCTAGTACCGTGCCTGGATCGAAGGGCTGCCCGCTGCTCAAACCAGGGGATGATGGCTCACCAACCCTCCTTCCCTTCCAGAGTTCAACAGTCCTGCACGTCCCTTCCGAGGCCACCATGTCGGTGGGTGAGCCCCGTCAGAAACGGTCATGCGACTGCCCTAGGGACAAGAGAGACGGCCCAGGGCAAAGGATTTTTCCACCCACCTGGCTCCAGGCCAGAGAAAATCCACTTTTCCTGGACAGTGTTTATGGAGATAAAAGAACAATAACAGGGATGCGCAGAAAGGAACAAACATTCCTGTCCCATCGCAGAAGAAGTAACGGTTCCAAGAGGGAAATGGCAGCTTCTCTgacaaaggcttttttttttttttttttttttttttttttttgtggtacgcggacctctcactgttgtggcctctcctgctgcggagcacaggctccagacgcgcaggctcagcggccatggctcacgggcccagccactccgcggcacgtgggatcttcctggaccggggcacaaacccgcgtcccctgcatcggcaggcggactctcaaccactgtgccaccagggaagccctgacaaatacttttttaaagagtCTAATACATTTTGGACTTCTGTAACATTTGGAGACCCTTAATTCTCATTTATAATGAAATCTTAGTCCCAATTAGATAAGATTATTATCTTTTTCAGGCCTGAATGTGGGGGACAGGATCAGCCTGTTTTCACAGAGAATGTGGCTGCCCCACTCCTCACCGTCCTTAGAAAGGCGACAATGCAGCCAAGCGGAGGTGGCTCAGAATCCTTGATCTATACTTTCACtgttcaatacagtagccactgaCCACAAATGGCTGTGGAACATTTGATATGTGGCTAGTCTAAACTGAGATGAGATGTAAGagtaaaacacacagcagatCTCAAAGACTTATGATGAGAGAAAGATTATAAATATCTCTTTGGTAATTTTATATATTGATGACATGTTGGAAGAAGGTTttggatcttttttttccctttttaaaaaaatctgtaacgtgctttattttatttatttatttattttggccacacggcatgcgggatcttagttgcccaccagggatcgaatctgtgccccctgccgtggaagtgCGGAGCCCTAatcgctggactgccagggaattcccaagtgccttatttttttattgagttatagttgatgtacaatattatataagttacaggtgtacactatggtgattcacaatttttaaaggttatactccatttatagctattataaaatactggctatattccctgggTTGCATGATATATCcttttagcttattttatacatagtagcttgcacctcttaatcccctacccctaaaTTGCCACTCCCCCTcgcctccccactggtaaccactagcttgtcctctatatctgtgagtctgcttttttgttatattcagtagtttgttgtattttttagattccacatgtaagtgatatcatacagcaggggtccccaacctttttggcaccagggatgggtttcgtggaagacaatttttccacagacgggggtgggggggtgggagggatggttcaggcggtaatgcaagcggtggggagcggtggggagcggtggggagcggtggggagcagcagatgaagcttcactcacttgtCTACCgcttacctcctgctgtgcagcccgggtCCTAACAGGAtgtggactggtaccagtccgaGGACCGGGGCTTGGGGACCcctgtcatacagtatttgtcttcctctgtctgacttatttcactaagcataatacccttgaGGTCCactcatgttgttgcaaaaggcaaaatttcactattttatggctgagtagtattccattgtatatatataccacatcttctttatccattggactgttgacagacacttaggatatattgttaaataaaaaatattgataaaattaatttcacctgtttcttttctttctttttttttttttttaatagtacgtggacctctcactgttgtggcctctcccgttgcggaggacaggctccggacgcgcaggctcagcggtcatggcttacgggcccagccgctccatggcatgtgggatcttcccggaccggggcatgaacccgtgtcccctgcatgggcaggtggactctcaaccactgcgccaccagggaagcc is drawn from Mesoplodon densirostris isolate mMesDen1 chromosome 14, mMesDen1 primary haplotype, whole genome shotgun sequence and contains these coding sequences:
- the VAMP8 gene encoding vesicle-associated membrane protein 8 isoform X1, giving the protein MRHRPGRTCPPFPPTPRLLFEEASGGGGDDRVRNLQSEVEGVKNIMTQNVERILARGENLDHLRNKTEDLEATSEHFKTTSQKVARKFWWKNVKMIVLICVIVFIIVLFIVLFATGAIP
- the VAMP8 gene encoding vesicle-associated membrane protein 8 isoform X2; protein product: MEEASGGGGDDRVRNLQSEVEGVKNIMTQNVERILARGENLDHLRNKTEDLEATSEHFKTTSQKVARKFWWKNVKMIVLICVIVFIIVLFIVLFATGAIP